DNA sequence from the Clostridia bacterium genome:
GCGGGTGAAGGTGGAGGCAGTACGGGATATCACGTTTGAGGTAGAGAAAGGCGAGATCTTCGGCATTCTTGGGCCCAACGGCTCTGGCAAGTCCACGCTCGTGCGCCTGATCTCCACTCTGCTGCTGCCTGATTCCGGAACGATCACCGTGTTCGGCCGGGATGTGGTTGGCAACCGGCTGGAGGTGCGGAGGTGCATTAACCGCGTATCGGTGGAAGCAGCCTTCTTCAAGAAGCTGTCTGCGATGGAGAACCTGGAGTATGCGGCGAGGCTGTATGGGGTGAATGTGAGAGATGGAAAGAAGCGCGCCGCGGAGATCCTCTTGCGGCTCGGATTTCCCGAGCGAAAGATGAACGCATCTCTGGAGAATCTGTCCCGCGGGATGCAGCAGAAGGTCGCAGTGGCCAGGGCTCTCCTTACCTCTCCGGCGTTGCTGCTTCTGGATGAGCCCACCACTGGCCTTGACCCGGTGTCCAAACGGGAAGTGCAGGACTTCGTGCTTGAGGTGAGGGATACTCACGACACAACCGTGATCCTCACCACCCATGACATGCAGGAGGCGGATCGCCTCTGCGATCGGGTAGCCGTTATCGACAACGGCCAGTTCGTGGCCATGGACACTCCAGACAACCTGAAGGCGCGGTTCTCCGATGGCGGAGGGGGCCTCCCCACTCTAGAGGAGGTCTTCTTCAAGCTGACTGGGAAGGACCTCGCGCTCGAGGACCCTGAAGGGGATGACTGACATGTTATCATTTGCTGAAGAGGTGAAATCCAGCTACGCCTTGGTACAGCGAAACGTCAACCTTCTCCGACGCTACTTCG
Encoded proteins:
- a CDS encoding ABC transporter ATP-binding protein, whose product is MAIECLHAHKAFTECLEETERGRASARRRTIGARLVEMVAPKRVKVEAVRDITFEVEKGEIFGILGPNGSGKSTLVRLISTLLLPDSGTITVFGRDVVGNRLEVRRCINRVSVEAAFFKKLSAMENLEYAARLYGVNVRDGKKRAAEILLRLGFPERKMNASLENLSRGMQQKVAVARALLTSPALLLLDEPTTGLDPVSKREVQDFVLEVRDTHDTTVILTTHDMQEADRLCDRVAVIDNGQFVAMDTPDNLKARFSDGGGGLPTLEEVFFKLTGKDLALEDPEGDD